Proteins encoded by one window of Emticicia oligotrophica DSM 17448:
- the bamA gene encoding outer membrane protein assembly factor BamA has product MRILKLLSFFVLSLITTNLMAQFPLGLGRKYDQPKEAAISYERPKEYVISKITVSGVKFLDPNTLISVSGLNVNDKVSIPGERISTAIRRLMEQGIIEDVSINVTKIEVDKVELDIHLRERPRLNKFVFKGIRKGEIDGVSEKVKTNKGKVITDALIKNIQLTIKRIYIEKGFLNTTVQIKQVSDTIRANNAALMVYIDKKKKVKIEDIQLNGVKEMPDYKVLSKMKATKIKAPLRIFTPSKFIPKKFEEDKQKLVEYYNKKGYRDAQVTSDSTITLPNGNIKLVLNVNEGNRFYYRNITWTGNYLRKTKDLETILAIKKGDVYNPEELNKKINGIPQGDVSSAYMDDGYLFFQCEPVEVAVDGDSIDIEMRIREGKQATINRIILNGNTKTSDHVVMRELLTRPGQKFSKTDLIETQQTLSRLGYFDPQKIEPKPIPQADGTVDIEYNVEEKPSDNIELSGGWGGLQGFVGTFGVVFNNFSARNIGNLDKWKPLPAGDGQRLALRLQASGRFYQTYSLSFTEPWLGGKKPNSFAVSIFHTSSDNRGYQRALERQYGSAYASLYGGSAGIYSGYFKNTGGSITYGKRLNWPDRNFSFNASLSYQRYNVDNSYFIPGFQKGVANDLSMAFVVSRYSLDNPQFTRSGSQFTLSATFNPPYSLFRDAPVVDKFKWVEGHKWMFDGDWYVPVVGKLVLHAKANMGFLGKYSAKSDFSPFGRFILGGAGMGMQNAYNVGADLIGLRGYDEGVVHELSLAEAEKLRTSDGTVTLSRMGGIVYSKYATELRYPVSLNPQATIFILGFAEAGNSWGSYKDFNPFKLRRTAGVGARIFMPAFGMIGLDFGKGFDPIPGITNRGLKSFTFSIGQQIR; this is encoded by the coding sequence ATGCGTATCCTGAAGTTACTTTCCTTTTTTGTTTTATCACTCATTACTACAAATCTTATGGCTCAGTTTCCACTGGGTCTTGGTCGTAAATATGACCAGCCGAAAGAAGCAGCCATAAGTTATGAGCGTCCGAAAGAGTACGTTATCTCAAAAATTACTGTTAGCGGTGTAAAGTTTTTAGACCCTAATACCCTTATTTCTGTTTCGGGTCTAAATGTCAATGACAAGGTTAGTATTCCTGGCGAACGGATTAGTACAGCTATTCGCAGATTAATGGAACAAGGTATTATTGAAGATGTATCTATCAATGTTACTAAAATCGAAGTCGATAAAGTTGAATTGGACATCCATCTACGAGAACGCCCTCGTTTGAATAAATTTGTGTTTAAGGGTATCCGAAAAGGAGAAATTGATGGAGTAAGTGAAAAAGTAAAAACCAATAAAGGGAAGGTAATTACTGATGCATTAATCAAGAATATCCAACTTACTATTAAGCGTATTTACATAGAAAAGGGCTTTTTGAATACAACTGTTCAGATTAAGCAGGTTTCTGATACCATCAGAGCCAATAATGCTGCCCTAATGGTATATATTGATAAAAAGAAAAAGGTAAAAATCGAAGATATTCAGTTGAATGGTGTCAAAGAAATGCCTGATTACAAAGTTCTTTCTAAAATGAAAGCAACTAAAATCAAAGCACCACTTCGTATTTTTACTCCTTCAAAATTTATTCCTAAAAAGTTTGAAGAAGATAAGCAAAAGCTTGTTGAATACTATAATAAAAAAGGATATCGTGATGCTCAAGTTACTTCTGACTCAACCATCACATTACCTAATGGAAATATCAAATTAGTTTTGAATGTCAACGAAGGAAATCGTTTTTATTATAGAAACATCACTTGGACAGGTAATTACCTTCGTAAAACCAAGGATTTAGAAACTATTTTAGCCATCAAAAAAGGTGATGTCTATAATCCTGAAGAATTAAATAAAAAAATTAATGGTATTCCACAAGGCGACGTAAGCTCTGCCTATATGGACGATGGTTATTTATTCTTCCAATGTGAGCCCGTAGAAGTGGCTGTCGATGGTGACTCTATTGATATTGAGATGCGTATCCGTGAAGGTAAACAAGCTACCATAAACCGCATTATCTTAAACGGAAATACCAAAACCAGCGACCACGTAGTAATGCGTGAATTATTGACTCGTCCTGGACAAAAATTCAGTAAAACTGACCTCATCGAAACGCAACAAACGCTTTCGAGATTAGGATATTTCGACCCACAAAAAATCGAACCAAAACCAATTCCACAAGCCGATGGTACAGTGGATATTGAATATAATGTAGAAGAAAAACCAAGCGATAATATCGAGCTCTCAGGAGGTTGGGGAGGTTTACAAGGTTTTGTAGGTACTTTTGGGGTTGTATTTAATAACTTTTCGGCAAGAAATATTGGAAATTTAGATAAATGGAAACCACTTCCTGCGGGCGATGGACAACGTCTAGCCTTACGTTTGCAAGCTAGTGGACGTTTCTACCAAACCTATTCACTTTCTTTTACAGAACCGTGGTTAGGTGGTAAAAAACCGAATTCATTTGCTGTAAGTATTTTCCATACTTCATCTGATAATAGAGGTTACCAAAGAGCTTTAGAACGCCAATATGGTTCGGCTTATGCCTCACTCTATGGTGGAAGTGCAGGTATTTACTCGGGGTATTTCAAAAACACTGGTGGTTCTATTACCTACGGAAAACGCCTCAATTGGCCTGACCGTAACTTTAGTTTCAATGCTTCATTATCTTACCAAAGATATAATGTTGATAACAGTTACTTCATCCCTGGTTTCCAAAAAGGTGTAGCTAACGACCTCTCAATGGCTTTTGTAGTATCAAGATATAGCTTAGATAACCCACAGTTTACGCGTTCGGGTTCTCAGTTTACATTGAGTGCCACATTCAACCCACCATACTCTTTGTTTAGAGACGCTCCAGTAGTCGACAAATTTAAATGGGTAGAAGGCCACAAATGGATGTTCGATGGCGACTGGTACGTGCCAGTTGTTGGAAAGCTAGTCTTGCATGCGAAAGCAAATATGGGCTTCTTGGGTAAATATAGTGCTAAATCAGACTTCAGTCCGTTTGGTCGCTTTATCTTAGGGGGTGCGGGTATGGGTATGCAAAATGCCTATAACGTTGGTGCAGATTTGATTGGTCTAAGAGGCTATGATGAAGGTGTTGTACACGAATTATCATTGGCTGAAGCTGAAAAGTTACGTACAAGCGATGGAACTGTAACACTCAGCCGTATGGGTGGAATTGTGTATAGCAAGTATGCTACCGAGCTTCGTTACCCAGTATCACTTAATCCACAAGCAACTATCTTTATCTTGGGCTTTGCCGAAGCGGGTAATAGTTGGGGGAGTTATAAAGATTTCAACCCATTCAAATTACGTCGTACAGCAGGGGTTGGAGCCAGAATCTTTATGCCAGCATTTGGTATGATTGGTCTTGACTTTGGTAAAGGTTTTGACCCAATTCCGGGTATTACGAATCGCGGTTTGAAATCGTTTACGTTTAGTATTGGTCAGCAAATTCGATAA
- a CDS encoding OmpH family outer membrane protein produces MKKTIFLLFLALLSAQSFAQKFGYIDSEFITSKMPAYKKAQEDMDKYSEKWVNDIQGKYAEIEKMRQQFQQEEILLTAEMKRERQKIIDEKEAELKELNNKVFGMNGMIFTKKKEIMKPILDDINKACEKVARQKQLMFIFDKASDMSMIYTDPRHDYTDYVMEALGISLKEEKTQNNQVTKPKK; encoded by the coding sequence ATGAAAAAGACAATATTTTTACTATTTTTGGCTCTTCTTTCAGCACAAAGCTTTGCACAAAAGTTCGGGTACATTGATTCTGAATTTATTACAAGCAAGATGCCTGCGTATAAAAAGGCCCAAGAAGATATGGATAAATATTCTGAAAAATGGGTAAATGATATTCAAGGGAAATATGCCGAAATAGAAAAAATGCGTCAACAATTTCAGCAAGAAGAAATTTTGCTAACTGCTGAAATGAAACGTGAGCGGCAGAAAATAATTGATGAAAAAGAAGCAGAATTGAAAGAACTCAATAACAAGGTCTTTGGCATGAACGGAATGATTTTCACAAAAAAGAAGGAAATCATGAAACCCATACTCGACGATATCAATAAAGCCTGTGAGAAAGTAGCACGTCAGAAACAATTGATGTTTATTTTCGATAAAGCCTCAGATATGAGTATGATTTACACCGACCCACGCCACGATTACACAGATTATGTAATGGAGGCTTTAGGAATTTCACTCAAAGAAGAGAAAACTCAAAATAACCAAGTAACCAAACCAAAAAAATAA
- a CDS encoding OmpH family outer membrane protein has translation MKTKFFAAIITAFMFVSMANAQTTKIGYTNVDYILNNLPDAKDIENKLKTEKAQYDKLLQDKITAFQTKYEDYQKNGATMSAVIRADREKELQSAQTAIQEFQQNSESALQQKQQQLLAPVLEKIDKTVKDVAKENGYVYVFNTDAGPGTTPILLVAPDADNISDLVFKKLGVTPPAKAAAQTTPAAPAAAPKK, from the coding sequence ATGAAGACAAAATTTTTCGCCGCAATTATCACGGCATTTATGTTTGTAAGCATGGCTAATGCCCAAACAACAAAAATCGGATATACAAATGTTGACTATATCCTTAATAACCTTCCGGACGCAAAAGACATCGAAAATAAATTAAAAACTGAAAAAGCTCAATACGATAAACTTTTGCAAGATAAGATTACTGCGTTCCAAACAAAGTATGAAGATTATCAAAAAAATGGAGCTACGATGTCAGCAGTAATCAGAGCTGACCGTGAAAAAGAATTGCAAAGTGCTCAAACAGCTATTCAAGAGTTCCAACAAAACTCTGAGTCAGCTTTACAACAAAAACAACAACAATTGTTGGCTCCAGTTTTAGAGAAAATCGACAAAACTGTGAAAGATGTTGCTAAAGAAAATGGCTATGTATATGTATTTAACACTGATGCTGGCCCTGGTACAACTCCAATTCTTTTGGTTGCTCCAGATGCAGATAATATCTCTGATTTAGTATTCAAAAAATTAGGCGTAACTCCTCCTGCAAAAGCAGCGGCTCAAACAACACCAGCAGCTCCAGCAGCAGCACCTAAGAAATAA
- a CDS encoding aldehyde dehydrogenase (NADP(+)) has protein sequence MQITGRNIIGFETFSEGTVAIQAINPATGETLAPLFYKATIQELNLATEKAEKAFQIYRKTSGKKKAEFLEKIAEEIENLGDLLTERYIAESGLPQGRAVGERGRTTGQLRLFAQLLKEGSWVNARIDTALPDRQPLPRPDIRSVERAIGVVGVFGASNFPLAFSVAGGDTASALAAGCPVIFKAHPAHLGTSELVGKAIQKAAEATGMPDGVFSLLFDDGHEIGLALVTHPAIKAVGFTGSYRGGKALFDAAAARPEPIPVYAEMGSVNPVFVLPRILEANGASIAQNFINSVTLGVGQFCTNPGMLLIEKNDAFIETLEHHTSNSQGGVMLTSGIRDAYVRGIEHAKNYTKVIGVGKASDGFTAVEPVFFHTNIEEFIQNPHLSEEIFGPTSLVVEANSKDEILAAAQSMTGHLTATVHGTPEDLEEYAELIEILEQKVGRILINGFPTGVEVSHAMVHGGPFPATTDSRSTSVGTMAITRFTRPVCYQNFPDSLLIDELKESNPLEIWRLVDGELKK, from the coding sequence ATGCAAATTACAGGAAGAAATATTATTGGCTTCGAAACTTTCTCAGAAGGTACTGTAGCAATTCAGGCCATTAATCCAGCGACGGGCGAAACCCTCGCTCCATTATTCTACAAAGCCACCATTCAAGAATTAAATCTTGCTACCGAAAAGGCAGAGAAGGCTTTTCAAATATATAGAAAGACTTCGGGTAAGAAAAAAGCAGAATTTTTGGAGAAAATTGCAGAAGAAATAGAAAATTTAGGCGACCTTCTCACCGAGCGATACATTGCTGAATCGGGTTTGCCTCAAGGACGTGCAGTAGGGGAAAGAGGCCGTACAACGGGTCAACTTAGATTATTCGCTCAATTATTGAAAGAAGGTTCTTGGGTGAATGCAAGAATTGATACTGCATTGCCAGACCGCCAACCACTTCCTCGACCAGATATTCGTTCGGTTGAGCGTGCTATTGGAGTAGTGGGTGTTTTTGGAGCAAGTAATTTCCCTTTAGCATTTTCTGTGGCAGGCGGCGATACCGCTTCGGCATTAGCTGCTGGTTGCCCCGTTATTTTTAAAGCACACCCTGCACATTTAGGTACTTCAGAACTCGTAGGTAAAGCGATACAAAAAGCCGCTGAAGCTACTGGAATGCCTGATGGCGTATTTTCCTTATTATTTGATGATGGACATGAAATAGGTTTAGCATTAGTTACACACCCAGCTATAAAGGCCGTTGGTTTTACAGGTTCTTATCGTGGAGGAAAAGCCCTTTTCGATGCTGCTGCTGCTAGACCAGAGCCAATTCCTGTTTATGCTGAAATGGGAAGCGTAAACCCAGTATTCGTGCTACCGCGAATACTTGAAGCGAATGGTGCTTCTATTGCCCAAAACTTCATCAATTCAGTGACACTTGGCGTGGGACAGTTTTGTACTAATCCGGGAATGCTTCTGATTGAAAAAAATGACGCATTTATTGAAACGCTCGAACATCATACAAGTAATAGTCAGGGTGGTGTAATGCTTACATCAGGTATTCGTGATGCCTATGTGAGAGGAATAGAACATGCAAAAAATTATACTAAAGTAATAGGTGTTGGAAAGGCTTCTGATGGATTTACTGCCGTTGAGCCTGTATTTTTTCATACTAATATTGAGGAGTTTATACAAAATCCGCATTTAAGTGAAGAAATTTTTGGGCCAACCAGTTTAGTTGTTGAAGCAAATTCAAAGGATGAAATTTTAGCTGCTGCTCAAAGTATGACGGGGCATCTTACAGCCACCGTTCATGGAACACCTGAAGATTTAGAAGAATATGCTGAATTGATTGAAATTTTAGAACAAAAGGTAGGTAGGATTCTAATCAATGGTTTTCCAACAGGAGTTGAGGTTTCTCATGCAATGGTGCATGGTGGGCCATTCCCTGCAACAACAGATTCGAGAAGTACTTCGGTTGGAACAATGGCCATCACAAGATTTACTCGCCCAGTGTGTTATCAGAACTTTCCAGATAGTCTTTTGATTGATGAATTAAAAGAAAGTAATCCTCTAGAAATTTGGAGATTAGTAGATGGAGAGTTGAAAAAATAA
- a CDS encoding fumarylacetoacetate hydrolase family protein: MKIYKTLQGFVIEHEGYYYISRHTDWDTFINREDLFFELQREIQLLPAAAEYKSLIDNGLLAPIQSQEVWASGVTYLRSRNARMEESKGAGGDNFYDRVYDAERPELFFKSTPQRVVGSGQAVRIRKDSKWNVPEPELTLFINSKGQISGYTVGNDMSSRDIEGENPLYLPQAKTYDKSAAIGPGIAVFDSTIDENTKINLEILRFDIPMFSDSIEINRMKRKHSDLVEYLFREMSFPNGCFLMTGTGIVPHDDFTLEVGDVVKITIDGIGTLVNTVEMK; this comes from the coding sequence ATGAAAATCTACAAGACATTACAAGGATTCGTAATCGAACACGAAGGGTATTATTATATTTCAAGACACACTGATTGGGACACATTCATCAATCGAGAAGACTTGTTTTTCGAGCTACAGCGAGAAATTCAACTTTTGCCAGCCGCTGCCGAATATAAATCCTTAATTGACAATGGTTTACTGGCTCCGATTCAATCGCAGGAGGTTTGGGCGTCGGGGGTTACGTATCTACGTAGCCGTAACGCTCGCATGGAAGAGTCGAAGGGTGCCGGAGGGGATAATTTTTATGATAGAGTTTATGATGCCGAACGCCCAGAGTTATTTTTTAAATCTACTCCACAAAGAGTAGTGGGGTCTGGTCAAGCAGTAAGAATTAGAAAAGACTCAAAATGGAATGTACCCGAACCAGAATTGACTTTATTTATTAATTCGAAAGGACAAATTTCTGGCTATACAGTAGGGAATGATATGAGTTCAAGAGATATTGAGGGGGAAAATCCACTTTATTTACCTCAAGCAAAAACTTACGATAAAAGTGCTGCAATTGGGCCGGGGATTGCCGTTTTTGATTCAACAATTGATGAGAACACTAAAATAAATCTCGAAATTCTTCGATTTGATATTCCAATGTTTAGTGATTCCATCGAAATTAATCGAATGAAACGCAAGCACAGTGATTTGGTTGAGTATTTATTCAGAGAAATGTCCTTTCCTAATGGTTGTTTTTTAATGACAGGTACAGGGATAGTGCCGCACGATGATTTTACACTCGAAGTAGGTGATGTAGTAAAAATTACAATAGATGGTATTGGTACACTCGTCAATACTGTTGAAATGAAATAA
- the ilvD gene encoding dihydroxy-acid dehydratase, whose product MASLNKFSRTLTQEIHNPAAKAMLYGVGLTDEDMNKPQIGIASTGYEGNTCNMHLNGLSVHVKKGIQENGMVGLIFHTIGVSDGMTNGNNGMSFSLPSRDIIADSIEDVVQAQWYDGVIAVVGCDKNMPGAMMAIARLNRPAMLVYGGTIRTGQYKGKKLDIVSAFEALGQKFAGTISDEDYNGVIKNAIPGAGACGGMYTANTMASSMEAMGLTLPNSSSYPATHEGKKAECLAIGAAMKNMLEKNICPRDIMTRKAFENAMTIVMAMGGSTNAVLHYLAIASSAGVEFTLKDIQDISDRTPLIGDLKPSGKYYMEDMLAIGGVPALMKYLLKKGLIHGDCMTITGKTIAENLADVPDLDFEEQKIIHPIESPIKASGHLQVLYGNLASGGAVAKITGKEGEKFEGIAKVCEREEEVIEYLEKGEIKPGHVIVIRNEGPKGGPGMPEMLKPTSAVMGAGLGNSVAMITDGRFSGGTHGFVVGHVTPEAFDGGTIALVKDGDKITIDAVDNKLILHVSDEELAVRRAAWKQIPSEHTRGVLRKYIKNVSSASEGCVTDL is encoded by the coding sequence ATGGCATCATTAAACAAATTCAGCCGCACCCTTACACAAGAGATTCACAATCCTGCTGCAAAAGCAATGCTTTATGGCGTTGGCTTAACCGATGAAGACATGAACAAACCTCAAATTGGTATCGCAAGTACTGGATATGAGGGAAATACGTGTAATATGCACTTAAATGGTTTGTCAGTACACGTAAAAAAAGGCATTCAAGAAAACGGAATGGTGGGACTAATCTTCCACACAATTGGGGTTTCTGATGGCATGACTAACGGTAATAATGGAATGAGTTTTTCTTTACCAAGCCGCGATATCATTGCCGATTCAATCGAAGATGTTGTACAAGCCCAATGGTATGACGGTGTAATTGCTGTTGTTGGTTGTGATAAAAACATGCCGGGTGCTATGATGGCTATTGCTCGCCTCAATCGCCCAGCAATGTTGGTTTATGGGGGAACTATCCGTACTGGACAATACAAAGGAAAGAAACTCGATATTGTATCTGCCTTCGAAGCATTAGGGCAAAAATTTGCTGGAACAATTTCTGACGAAGATTATAACGGAGTTATTAAAAATGCCATTCCAGGAGCAGGTGCTTGTGGGGGTATGTACACTGCCAATACAATGGCTTCTTCAATGGAAGCAATGGGTCTTACGCTTCCAAACTCTTCTAGCTATCCAGCTACTCATGAAGGCAAGAAAGCAGAGTGTTTGGCTATCGGAGCAGCAATGAAGAATATGTTAGAGAAAAATATCTGCCCACGTGATATTATGACTCGCAAAGCATTTGAAAATGCAATGACAATTGTAATGGCGATGGGTGGCTCTACTAATGCGGTTTTACACTATTTAGCAATTGCAAGTTCGGCGGGTGTTGAATTTACACTCAAAGATATTCAAGATATTTCTGACCGCACTCCGCTCATTGGCGACTTAAAACCATCTGGCAAATACTACATGGAAGATATGTTAGCCATTGGTGGAGTACCAGCATTAATGAAGTATTTACTTAAAAAAGGCCTAATTCACGGTGATTGTATGACCATTACAGGAAAAACAATCGCTGAAAACTTGGCTGATGTTCCAGATTTAGATTTCGAAGAACAAAAAATCATTCATCCAATCGAATCGCCAATCAAAGCATCGGGACACTTACAAGTCCTTTACGGAAACCTTGCATCTGGTGGTGCTGTAGCTAAAATTACAGGTAAAGAAGGTGAAAAGTTTGAAGGAATCGCTAAAGTTTGTGAAAGAGAAGAGGAAGTAATCGAATACTTAGAAAAAGGCGAAATCAAACCAGGACACGTCATTGTCATTCGCAATGAAGGCCCTAAAGGTGGCCCAGGTATGCCAGAAATGCTCAAGCCAACTTCAGCAGTAATGGGTGCAGGCTTAGGAAATAGCGTAGCCATGATTACTGATGGCCGTTTTTCGGGCGGAACCCACGGATTTGTCGTAGGTCACGTTACTCCAGAAGCTTTTGATGGCGGAACTATTGCCTTAGTGAAAGATGGGGATAAAATTACAATTGATGCTGTAGATAATAAGCTCATCCTTCATGTATCAGATGAAGAATTGGCTGTTCGTCGAGCAGCTTGGAAACAAATTCCATCAGAGCATACAAGAGGAGTTCTTCGTAAATATATCAAAAACGTAAGTTCGGCAAGCGAAGGCTGCGTAACTGACTTATAA
- the ilvB gene encoding biosynthetic-type acetolactate synthase large subunit yields MGNLLEIELKQEAASAPIAKNEEKTILSGAQAMMECLLAEGVDNIFGYPGGAIMPTYDALYDYMDRLHHTLVRHEQGAGHAAQGYARVSGRTGVCLVTSGPGGTNMVTPIADAIIDCTPMVCIVGQVKSTLLGTDAFQETDMIGVTTPVCKWNYQITDPDEVPEVMAKAFFIAKSGKPGPVVIDFARDAQVAKMTKPFSYKKIEKMVSYNPRVVPKQEQIERAAELINKAKRPYVLFGHGVLIADAVQELIEFIEKTDMPCASTLLGLSAMPNNHPNYMGWLGMHGMYSPNVMTDECDVLIAIGMRFDDRVTGDATKFAKQAKIIHIEIDPSEVEKIKKTEAPVIGDAKEALKMLLPLVKKGDFTGWKNEFRKLDAKEYEKVTLRDLSQEGKIKMAEVVALLSDKTNGEACIVVDVGQHQMVTARYYQFRKPNSYIASGGLGTMGFAIPASFGAKVGAPDREVVGVIGDGCFQMTIQELGTIAQSGLAVKMIILNNNFLGMVRQWQQLFFDNRYSFVELQNPDFITIAKGFGIAGHTCSDRENLSDSLDTLLASKKAYLLEVIVEKEENVFPMVPAGTSVSEIRLE; encoded by the coding sequence ATGGGAAATTTATTAGAAATTGAATTAAAGCAAGAAGCCGCTTCTGCTCCAATTGCAAAGAATGAAGAAAAAACAATTCTTTCTGGTGCACAAGCCATGATGGAGTGTTTACTTGCTGAAGGTGTAGATAATATCTTTGGATATCCGGGCGGAGCCATTATGCCAACCTACGATGCCCTCTATGACTACATGGATAGACTCCACCATACTTTGGTTCGTCATGAACAAGGTGCGGGTCATGCTGCTCAAGGCTATGCACGTGTAAGTGGGCGTACAGGTGTATGTTTGGTAACTTCAGGCCCTGGTGGAACAAACATGGTTACACCCATTGCCGATGCTATCATTGATTGCACGCCAATGGTTTGTATCGTAGGACAAGTGAAATCAACCTTGCTCGGCACTGATGCCTTCCAAGAAACTGATATGATAGGTGTAACAACACCTGTTTGCAAATGGAATTATCAGATTACCGACCCAGACGAAGTGCCAGAGGTAATGGCCAAAGCATTTTTTATTGCTAAATCTGGTAAGCCAGGCCCAGTAGTTATTGATTTTGCACGAGATGCTCAAGTAGCTAAAATGACAAAACCATTCTCTTACAAAAAAATTGAGAAAATGGTTAGCTACAACCCACGTGTAGTGCCCAAACAAGAACAAATCGAGCGAGCAGCCGAATTAATCAATAAAGCCAAACGTCCTTATGTTCTATTTGGTCATGGAGTCTTGATTGCTGATGCTGTTCAAGAATTAATCGAATTCATCGAGAAAACCGATATGCCTTGTGCGAGTACTTTACTTGGCCTTTCGGCAATGCCTAATAATCACCCGAATTACATGGGCTGGTTAGGAATGCACGGAATGTATTCACCCAATGTGATGACCGATGAATGTGATGTTTTGATTGCAATAGGTATGCGTTTTGATGACCGTGTAACGGGTGATGCAACCAAATTTGCCAAACAAGCAAAAATTATTCATATCGAAATCGACCCTTCGGAAGTAGAGAAAATCAAGAAAACCGAAGCTCCAGTAATTGGCGACGCCAAAGAAGCACTTAAAATGTTGCTTCCTCTTGTAAAAAAAGGAGACTTTACTGGTTGGAAAAACGAATTCCGTAAGCTTGATGCGAAAGAATACGAAAAAGTAACACTACGTGATTTAAGCCAAGAAGGTAAAATCAAAATGGCTGAAGTGGTTGCCTTACTTTCTGATAAGACAAACGGCGAAGCTTGTATTGTAGTAGATGTAGGCCAGCACCAAATGGTAACGGCACGCTATTATCAATTCCGCAAACCCAATTCATATATTGCTTCGGGTGGACTGGGTACTATGGGCTTTGCTATACCCGCCTCTTTTGGTGCAAAAGTAGGAGCTCCAGACCGTGAAGTAGTGGGTGTTATCGGTGATGGTTGTTTCCAAATGACTATTCAGGAACTTGGTACAATTGCCCAGAGTGGTTTGGCGGTAAAGATGATTATCCTTAACAACAATTTCTTAGGAATGGTACGCCAATGGCAGCAGTTATTCTTCGATAATCGCTATTCATTCGTAGAACTTCAAAACCCTGATTTCATTACCATTGCTAAGGGATTCGGAATTGCAGGACATACTTGTTCAGATAGAGAAAACCTAAGCGATTCATTGGATACATTATTAGCGTCTAAAAAAGCCTATTTACTAGAGGTAATCGTAGAAAAAGAAGAAAACGTATTCCCTATGGTTCCTGCTGGAACAAGCGTAAGCGAGATTCGCTTGGAGTAG